The nucleotide window GAATCCACCCAAACgcttcttgttcttcttcttcttttccaaTTTCCCTCCAAACTTCCCTCGTTCCACCTGCGTACTTGCCCAACCTATTTCCTGATCCTGGCTCTCCCCTTCTGGCTGGCTAGAGGTGACAATGCCCATCTGCGACATGGTTGGTGGAGGTGAAGATCTCGGACCTTGAGCGAGGGACGGGATGGATGGCACACTGCGGGAAGttgagagagaaggagggatGAGGTGGGAGAATGAATGAAATTGAGATGTATGTGGAGGTGAAGGTGGCTGCATTCGGGATCGCGGCTGGGAAAGAGATAATGACGGATATGAACGAGAGCTGGGAAGGGGTCGAATACGTCTATCGCTTTCCTTTTGCGTGCCGGTCATTCCCCCCATGGGCTGTTGTGCGTCGCCCTGTGTAGGGTCTATAGCATGATCAGGATTCCATTGGGTGCCTTCCAATCCCATGGGTGTCCACGTCCAATAAGTCGGGTCCTGCCCTAGCTTCCAATCGTCATTCAACGTCCTCGCTATATGTGTCTGCAgtctctccatcctcttttcttccttttttttttcatcATTTTCATGGATATCCTCCCACTCCGATTCACTCTCCACAGTATTCAAACTCTTGCACCTGGATTTGAGAGGTGCAAGCTTGGGTTTGACAACACTGAACTCGATAAGAGGTGGTGTACGATCGTTGAGCGATAACTGGCTTGTAGCTTGCACAAACAGTTCAACCTCGTCTCCTCgctgctcttcttccaccgCAGCATCAATCAATCGATCATGTGCTGCTCTGGTTAAAGGTAGATAGTCAGAAGGGGATACGATGCAAGCCGATAGATGTAAGTTGAGAGTTAGTTGAGCGGCAAAGAGATTGTCCCGCAGTGAAGATGGCGGGAAAGACTCGAGGAGGGACCCGTAAAGCTGTGAAGGTTTTTGAtaaggaagatggagggAAGGACGAGATTCAGTGAAGCTAGGAAATTTGCTATGCAAAGTGTGAGATATGGGCACAAGTTTGGATAAGTCCAATTCGTCCATGCCCTCAAGAGTCGAGCGAATAGCGTAAGGGTGGATAATGAGGGTCTGGAGGACAGCATCCTCTTCAGCGTCGTCCCATTTCCTGACGTTCTCCTCGCCCAAAAAGGAGGTCGATGGGAAGCACATGTCTAAAGCAAGTTCACTTCTGCTCATATGGTCAGATTGTTGCAATATGTTTCAATATAGCATGGTGACGTACCCAGTGACTAAGCCATCCATGGGCGCTTCTAGCTCTCTGAGATACTGTGAAAACTCCTCAGGCTTGAACCAGCTCTCAGTTTCCTGGCCTTGGAGCTGCTTTCCTTCAAGaccttcctctccttctccctcctcatcttcccaGTCACCTTCGTCCCATTCATCATCGTCTTTCTCGGCTTCTTCCGTAGCAATGTCGGCCGCATTTGTTGCAGCTTCATGACTCTCAATTTCGCCCCTCTTTTCCTTATCTCTCCCTTCGTGATCAGTTTCTTCGAGTCTAGCTTCTGCATCTATTTCTTCCTCGTTTCCCACATCTTCTCCCACCCTCTCCTTATCGACAGCTTGCTCTCCGCTCTCTCTTTCATCATCAGTGACCCAATCGTTTCTCGTCATCAGTTCTGCactttccccttcttcttctcgctcCCCAATATCACTCAAGGACGACACTGAGTGCTCGGACGAAAATATCTTGATGTCCTGTTGGTTGATAGCCAACCAAACCCATCGTAAATCTATTTCCTTGTACGCCACCTGGATCTTTTCGCGCCATCCCTCACCAACACCGAGTCCTTCCCTGTCTCTCTCCTTTGCCGCTAGAGAGCTAACTTCGTCATCCCATTGTGCGCTTATTGGACCAATTTCCTGTCTTCGTTTCTGATCCTCCTTCCCACCAGCTGAGGCAACTGCCGCGAAATGGGCGTCGCGCGAGGATATGAGAGGCATGCACCATAAGCCTCCTTCCTGATCCAATATTAACAGTGATGGTGGGTGTCGATTGCTGTTGAGTGAGAGGTAGCTGAACTCTTTGACAGTTATATCTTGATGTAAGGGAAGACTGAGAGCATATGGTGGGGTGAGGAATCGAATAGGGTCAGTCTTGGGTGTTGTCAAAGCTGTGATGAAGGGGTGTGACGGGGAATAGAGCAAAGTCGTCATCTGGTCTACGACATTTTCTCAGATTCGAGCCCAAATCGCATCTAACATGTGAGAGGATACTTACCTCTGCCTTGCCCAGGGAAGACGATAGCCTCCATATTCGCTACCCCATATTCATGTTTGAAACCCAAAGCTGGTGACCCCTTACCACTCTCGTCAAGCCAGAACACTTCATGCGTGGTGCACATGGTGGTGTAACGGGATCCACGCTCAAGAGCTGTTTTTTCGAGAAAGGTGAATCGACGGGTGAAGCCCGAGAGCGTGATAAGAGATGTTGTCGGATGGTCAAGACTCTAGCTCTGGAGTTAGCCTCAGAAGGAACAAACAGGGATCAAACATACGTCGACATCTATCAATGTGGCTTCGCGTGAGGAGAGTATGAGAGCAGTACCCGGCTGTGTACCAAATGATATACGGAAGAATTGATCTCTGTCATCTGTTATTTTGTCTCGAATTTTCCTCCTAAATGACGTTTAGCGTTAACACACGCAGCAGGAATGAAACTTACAGATTCATAACTTTCTCCAGCCTTCCTCTTCTaatttctttttcctccCACCACATCCATACACCTCCACCTTCATCAACCACCAGGGCCCTTGACCACGTCGCCGGGTCGAGAACAACATCCACATGCCGCCGACATTCAGTGTCAGAAAAAGAGAGCTCAGAAATGCGCGTTGAAGTAACATAAGCTGAGAATGGGGTCGAGGAAGGGTGCAGGTTGAGGAGATGGGTCGCAGTACGGGTTCTGACCAGTAGAGCTGTCGCGTCGTCTGCATCGAGATCAGAATAATGTCTCCAATCAACCAACGGGAATACTAACGGTCTATTCTAGAGGACGATACCATAGGGGACGAGCAGATTTGTAAGATAGAAGTCGGAAACCTGTCGATAGGCTTTACTGTCGGTGTGAAGCGAAATCTATTCCTTTTATCTACCCTTGTTGCGGATGTCGCCAAGAAGGGTGCTATATCTAATTTTTTTCTGTTAGCACGGTACCTAGTCCCTAAATAGGGCGGCATACTCAGATGATGTCCGACTTCTCCTGTCGGAAATGCCACAAACGTCCTCGCACACTTGCCGCGCCTGTTCTGAATGACCGCAGCAATTGATCCTTGATAGATTTGCGTTTCGTCGAATGCGCCCTCTGTTTTGGGCAAAGGTCCGGCAGCTTGCTTTGAAGTTCCCGATGGGCCTACGGCATGTTCCTCCATGAGAATGTCGGTGATCACATCTCTTAAGCCATCTCGCTCGTACGGTAAGCAAAGATCTTCAGCGTACTGTACCTAACAGACCAAATCAGAGCACATCTCACGTAAACCATAATGGACATACTGATGAATTAATGACTTCTTTTAAAGAAAGTTCCGGATCAGGCTCAATTTCTGGCGTTTGAGTGGCAGGGAAGAAATGAATCGCTTCTTTACCGGCTCTCCACTTGAGATCTGCTCTTGCATGAGGGTTTAGGCGATCGTGAAGAGCGTTTGACGCTTACCTTGCCTATCCTCCACAGACCACAGCCATCCCCAAGCGCCTCTCTTTCTCTGCAGGCAAACTCCACCCTGTCTGCCAAACTCTACTGTCGGCCCGCCTACACCAACAGCATCGTCCACCTGATCGCGTTCTTGTTCCTCTATGTCATCTTGAAACTGATTATCCTCCGAAAACTCCTTTTGATTATTGTGGATAATATTATTGCGCCCCTTGGTGCGTGGTAGGACGAGGTGATTTACTGAGGGGGGGAATGACATTGGGTAGCATTGGATAGTGCGATTGAGGCGTGGCGGATGTCGAGTAACGACCGGCAATACAGCTGTTGCGTCGGCCTTATTGGCTAGTCACCCAGAAGCTGTGTTGTTCGCTTCTTAGCCGTTAACCAAGATCCACAGAGTACGGTTGGGGGTTGATGTTGGTGCGTTGTCAAGATAGAGTGCAGCTTGATAAAAGTTGTTGAAATGAGACTACACGCATTTGATATTCAGCACCGGCGGTCAAAAACATCGACAAGTTGGCCGTGCCTGGATGGAGATCGAGTACATGTCCGCGAAAGAAACTTgcctgctgctgctgttcCAACGGGTGGCCCGTTAATTAGTTAGCGACAGGTCATCAAATATGTGTTCTTTAGGGATCTTGTCTCCTGTATAATAATGTTTGCCTATCTCCATGCTTCCGACAGAACCATCGTTCCTTACTTGAACTTGAACGTCATCTGTCAAATGATCGAGCCCAACTTAACCGAACGCGGCCCAGTCTGCCTGTTTCCGCTTCCTACGTATTCACAAGAGCCCTTAATGACAAGTGCAGCGATTAAGTAGATATAGTAGTAGTAGATCTTAAGAAGGTCTTGTAGTTCAAACGGGACTTTTGGCAATGATGATCTTATTCGATAACCACAACTTTTATTCTTCTAGTGGATTTAACTACGGACGATCAATATACCTCTGGAAGACTAGGCATAGTACTATGTAGACTATGATGCACAGAGACAAACTGGATAGGAAGAGCAGCAGCAACTTATCGTCTGCCAAGAATCAAGTAAATGTTAAGAAACAGGGGAGTCAGTTTAAACAGGGCAATAATAAGCAACCTGTCATCAAACATGACATCATCCAGCAAGTTATTGCCGTCCCAGCAGATTGCATAACGCGTTCACGAGCGAACCAACAAGTAGCCTGCTGAGTGTGTTAGAAGGAACGAGAGTTTTTGAATGTTATATATGATGCCTGTCACTGTACAGTAAATTGTGTTGGTTGCAGTACGCTCGGTATACTATATAAAGCATGTCATTAAGAGTTGAAGCACAGACTACAAAGACCACCTATTAGGACCCCCGAGCGGCCTTGTTCGTCGTGCCTCGAAGTCGTCTGGCTTCGTTCAGCGTTTATCAATCGTTCCTCATTTCCATCGTGGTCATCCGCCTTCGAGTAGTACGTACTCAAGTTCCCAGTGCGATCGTTTACATACTCCTTTGTATGCACCCACATCATCCCCACCACTCCATTTCTTCCTTGAAAACTATATGCATGCGCGAAGGTTATCTTTTGCATTAAAGAAAAcgaaaagaaggaagaagaaatgcAGTCGGCCGTCTCTCGGAGATACATAGGATGGACAGGGCCGGAACGGATGACGGAGAAGGCATGCAAGGAGAGATGACGATTTTGCTGGAATTCTCTTAAGCGCAGGGTTTGTTAACCTTGGGTTCTGGCCAAgctcttttcttctcttcatGCATCAGAATGAGCACTGTATTTTGAAAGTTCGGGTAGAGCGCAAGGGATACGTTAACCAGGTCGAGACCGAGACAATACAGCAAGCATGATTCACAGGTATAAAACTGACAGGGGAAGAATGCGGGGGAAGGCCTGACGTCAGGAGGGGGCGGATCAACGTTTTTCGGGTGAATTGCTTGGTGTTGAGTTTATTACGCTGGAATTTAGCACCACTCCGCTTActtcctttcttccatTCCTTCATCtgacctcttcctttttcacTTACCTTTCTATCTATTCATCTAACTAATATACTCAACCGTATCTTCTACATCACTTAATCTCATTGTAACACAAATAGACACAACCACGATCATGACGACAATGCCTAATAACGACGTTCCCAATTCCCCCACTTCCACCTCGTTTTCAGGCACTTTCTCCCCAGCCGCCACGGCTGCCAACACCGCTGCCAATGCTCGCTCCCGAGATGCTCCTTCTCCTACTACGTCTTCCGGGCCTAAACTGGAAACCAACAAAGACCAGAGGTTGATCGTTGTTTCCAACCGATTGCCGGTGACTATTAGTAAAGATGATAATGGAGAATATCACTTTAAGGTTTGTCAATTGTTCAAATGATGCGCACAATATTTTGGAAATGAAGCTGACTTTGGCTCGCTCATGTAGATGTCTTCTGGTGGACTGGTTTCAGCTTTGAGTGGATGCAAGAAGACTATGAGCTTCACCTGGATCGGATGGCCCGGTAAAGATGTAAGTAGGGTTTTAATATCCGTACTGGGCGCGCATCGGCTTAATCTGTCATGTTAAGATCCCCATGCAAGACCGTGAAACCGTCAACCGCCGATTGCTCGAAGAATACAACTGTTACCCCGTTTACCTCTCTGACGAGCTTGCTGATAGTCACTACAACGGTAAGTCCTTGTCCCCACTTACTCTACCGCTCTCAACCCGCAATGCGCAATGCTAACAATTGTCCCTCCTTCCTGTTTAGGTTTCTCCAACTCGATCCTCTGGCCGTTGTTTCACTATCACCCCGGAGAGATGAACTTTGATGCTGCTCACTGGCTCGCTTACCGGGAAGCCAACATGCGTTTCGCCGATGTGGTCTCCTCCTTGGTCCAAGCTGGCGACATGGTCTGGGTGCAAGACTACCACCTCATGCTTCTCCCGATGTTACTCCGTTCCATGATCACCGGCGAGTCTGCGCAGGGTGAGATGGTTCGACAGGAACTCGGGAGGGTGAAGGAGGGTGTGGATGATACGGTTGTGAAAGAAGTGCTTAAAATGGATCCTGGAGTCGCACAGGCGGAGGATGAAGGTGTGGAGATGTTGGGTGATGTagaggaggaaggtggGGAGATGAATGTAAAGTCCAGTCCATCCAAGAGGCCTCCTTATGCGAGGGAAATGAGTACTTTCCAGAAGCAAGAGTTGGTGGCCAAGGAGAAGGGTAAGGAAGGGATTAGGATTGGTTTCTTTTTGCATACTCCTTTCCCGTCAAGTGAGATTTATAGAATTTTGCCTGTTCGAAGGGAAATCTTGTTGGGTGTGCTTCAGTGTGACCTTATTGGGTAGGTTTTTACATTCATTTCTTTTGTTTTTAAAAACCTGGCTAAATCATTTTTTTTCTGTAGATTCCACACGTATGACTATGCTCGACACTTCCTCTCATCCTGTACCCGTATCCTCGGTCTCGAGACTCAGCCGAACGGCATTGAATTTGACGGCCGATACTGTCAAGTCGGCACCTATCCCATCGGTATCGACCCTAACCAATTTGTCGAAGGTCTTCAAAAAGAATCCATTGTCAAGCGTCTTCGTTCGCTGGAAGCTAGATTTGAGGGTGTCAAGGTCATCATCGGTGTTGACCGTTTGGACTACATCAAAGGTATTCCTCAAAAACTCCAAGCCCTCGAGACTTTCCTTACCCAACACCCCGAGTGGATCGGTAAAGTTGTGTTGGTCCAGCTGGCCATTCCATCCCGACAAGATGTGGAGGAGTACCAAGATTTGCGAGCTTGCGTGAATGAACTTGTCGGTAGGATCAATGGTCGATTCGGGACGGTGGAAAGCGTGCCGATTCATTATATGCACAAGAGCGTGCCATTTGAAGAGTTGACAGCAATGTATGCCTTGGCGGATGCTTGTTTGGTGACTTCAACCAGGGACGGTATGAATTTGGTAAGTCTCTTCacccttttttttcttttggtACTGGCTTGGACTGGTCACTGATGGCGAGAATAGGTTGCGTACGAGTACATTTCGTCGCAAACTGAGAAACATGGATCTATGATCCTCTCCGAGTTTGCTGGTGCAGCCCAAAGTTTAAACGGTAGTCTTCTTATCAACCCTTGTACGTCCCGCGATTCCCTTGTTTCATGTCATTGTCATTGAGGCTGACCCGTTTTTTTCCTTGTTTTTAGGGGACGTTCAATCTACGGCCGATGCGATCTATCAAGCTCTCACGTTATCTGCCcagcagaggaagagtaACTGGCAAAAACTGTTCAACTATGTCAGCAAGTACACCGCCGAGGCTTGGGGTGTCTCATTCGTCAATGAACGTGCGTCAATGTTTTCTCTCTTCATTTTTATCTTATCTCCATTGCACAGACCCGTACAAAGTGCTAACCCCACTTGCTTCTTATCCTTTTTAGTTAACCGTCTTTCCGGCCAACGCCCCTCTGGTCCCGCTGGTCTTGCTGGACGAAGAAAGTCTGGAAGTTTGAGCAGGAGGAGCAGTAAGGCCAGCATACAGAGGAGAAAGTCGTCACAGAGTGGTGGGATTGTGACTGGTCTGGGTGCTGCAGCAGGAGCGGCTGTTAATTGGGCTCAGTCTCAGGTCCAGGGGGGGTCTCAAGCTTAAGACGTCGTTCATGAATATGGACGGACCTTGGCCGGAGGAATGATAAGGGTGAAAtgggaaaaaaaagaattTTTTGGCTGATAATATATTATATTATACACACCGCTTACATTGTTTGGGTCTGGCGATGCATGAAAGAATCGAGTTATCAACTATGAGGCGCAAGACGGGTGATTCCCCGTACCCCATGGAGAGTGGTTGTTTCCTGTCAGGAGGCGTCAAGGGGAACCCTGAAACCTGATATACGGGAGCGGCTCTCGTCACTGGTTACTTCATTCCCCAACGACCAGAAGATGTGAACAAGTCGCCAGGCTATGTCTGAGCATGCATGTATGGACCAGGGGCGGGCAGCTGTCTGTGAACGACAGGATGCATGAGTCTTTATGCGATTGGTTGTTTATCATAACATTACACACGCAATGGGACGATGGGCCGGGGCCGGATCTCAGGCACGAGTCGATGATGGCTCCGTCCCCGCCTTACCCtatcttctccttccccaGCCGCCATCGTCTACCGTCTGGCCTCTTGTT belongs to Cryptococcus gattii WM276 chromosome I, complete sequence and includes:
- a CDS encoding uncharacterized protein (Similar to SGTC gene model, INSD accession EAL18753.1) codes for the protein MSFPPSVNHLVLPRTKGRNNIIHNNQKEFSEDNQFQDDIEEQERDQVDDAVGVGGPTVEFGRQGGVCLQRKRGAWGWLWSVEDRQADLKWRAGKEAIHFFPATQTPEIEPDPELSLKEVINSSVQYAEDLCLPYERDGLRDVITDILMEEHAVGPSGTSKQAAGPLPKTEGAFDETQIYQGSIAAVIQNRRGKCARTFVAFPTGEVGHHLNDATALLVRTRTATHLLNLHPSSTPFSAYVTSTRISELSFSDTECRRHVDVVLDPATWSRALVVDEGGGVWMWWEEKEIRRGRLEKVMNLRKIRDKITDDRDQFFRISFGTQPGTALILSSREATLIDVDSLDHPTTSLITLSGFTRRFTFLEKTALERGSRYTTMCTTHEVFWLDESGKGSPALGFKHEYGVANMEAIVFPGQGRDQMTTLLYSPSHPFITALTTPKTDPIRFLTPPYALSLPLHQDITVKEFSYLSLNSNRHPPSLLILDQEGGLWCMPLISSRDAHFAAVASAGGKEDQKRRQEIGPISAQWDDEVSSLAAKERDREGLGVGEGWREKIQVAYKEIDLRWVWLAINQQDIKIFSSEHSVSSLSDIGEREEEGESAELMTRNDWVTDDERESGEQAVDKERVGEDVGNEEEIDAEARLEETDHEGRDKEKRGEIESHEAATNAADIATEEAEKDDDEWDEGDWEDEEGEGEEGLEGKQLQGQETESWFKPEEFSQYLRELEAPMDGLVTGSELALDMCFPSTSFLGEENVRKWDDAEEDAVLQTLIIHPYAIRSTLEGMDELDLSKLVPISHTLHSKFPSFTESRPSLHLPYQKPSQLYGSLLESFPPSSLRDNLFAAQLTLNLHLSACIVSPSDYLPLTRAAHDRLIDAAVEEEQRGDEVELFVQATSQLSLNDRTPPLIEFSVVKPKLAPLKSRCKSLNTVESESEWEDIHENDEKKKEEKRMERLQTHIARTLNDDWKLGQDPTYWTWTPMGLEGTQWNPDHAIDPTQGDAQQPMGGMTGTQKESDRRIRPLPSSRSYPSLSLSQPRSRMQPPSPPHTSQFHSFSHLIPPSLSTSRSVPSIPSLAQGPRSSPPPTMSQMGIVTSSQPEGESQDQEIGWASTQVERGKFGGKLEKKKKNKKRLGGF
- a CDS encoding Regulatory subunit of trehalose-6-phosphate synthase/phosphatase complex, putative; Tps3p (Similar to TIGR gene model, INSD accession AAW45200.1); translation: MTTMPNNDVPNSPTSTSFSGTFSPAATAANTAANARSRDAPSPTTSSGPKLETNKDQRLIVVSNRLPVTISKDDNGEYHFKMSSGGLVSALSGCKKTMSFTWIGWPGKDIPMQDRETVNRRLLEEYNCYPVYLSDELADSHYNGFSNSILWPLFHYHPGEMNFDAAHWLAYREANMRFADVVSSLVQAGDMVWVQDYHLMLLPMLLRSMITGESAQGEMVRQELGRVKEGVDDTVVKEVLKMDPGVAQAEDEGVEMLGDVEEEGGEMNVKSSPSKRPPYAREMSTFQKQELVAKEKGKEGIRIGFFLHTPFPSSEIYRILPVRREILLGVLQCDLIGFHTYDYARHFLSSCTRILGLETQPNGIEFDGRYCQVGTYPIGIDPNQFVEGLQKESIVKRLRSLEARFEGVKVIIGVDRLDYIKGIPQKLQALETFLTQHPEWIGKVVLVQLAIPSRQDVEEYQDLRACVNELVGRINGRFGTVESVPIHYMHKSVPFEELTAMYALADACLVTSTRDGMNLVAYEYISSQTEKHGSMILSEFAGAAQSLNGSLLINPWDVQSTADAIYQALTLSAQQRKSNWQKLFNYVSKYTAEAWGVSFVNELNRLSGQRPSGPAGLAGRRKSGSLSRRSSKASIQRRKSSQSGGIVTGLGAAAGAAVNWAQSQVQGGSQA